A region from the Candidatus Brocadiaceae bacterium genome encodes:
- a CDS encoding dihydropteroate synthase encodes MLVIAERINATRRRIARAFEERDARLLAREVRRQAQAGADFIDVNAGSDPAREVENLSWAVEVVQDCTELPLCLDSANADALRAAVRLVRGEVVMLNSVTGEREKMARVLPLAAECGARLVALAMDDHGLPETAERRMEVTASLVEAAGQHGIPADRLYVDPCIQPVSTSPGQAMEVLSAVFRIMQAFPGVHTTCGLSNISFGLPGRALVNRTYLACLIMAGLDSAIVDPTAEGLMDAVRAAEALAGRDEFCMNYIRAAREAGV; translated from the coding sequence ATGCTTGTGATCGCCGAACGCATCAACGCCACGCGACGCCGCATCGCCCGGGCCTTCGAAGAGCGCGACGCCCGACTGCTGGCGCGCGAAGTGCGCAGGCAGGCCCAGGCGGGGGCCGACTTCATCGACGTGAACGCCGGCAGCGATCCCGCTCGGGAGGTCGAGAACCTCTCGTGGGCCGTCGAGGTGGTGCAGGACTGCACCGAACTGCCCCTCTGCCTGGACTCGGCCAACGCCGACGCGTTGCGGGCCGCCGTGCGGCTCGTCCGCGGCGAGGTCGTCATGCTCAACTCCGTGACCGGCGAGCGCGAGAAGATGGCCCGGGTCCTGCCCCTGGCCGCCGAGTGCGGCGCCCGCCTCGTCGCCCTGGCCATGGACGACCACGGCCTGCCGGAGACGGCCGAGCGGCGCATGGAGGTCACCGCCTCCCTGGTCGAGGCGGCCGGGCAGCACGGCATCCCAGCCGACCGCCTCTACGTGGACCCCTGCATCCAGCCCGTCAGCACCAGCCCCGGCCAGGCCATGGAGGTGCTCTCGGCGGTGTTCCGGATCATGCAGGCGTTCCCGGGCGTCCACACGACCTGCGGGCTGTCCAACATCAGCTTCGGCCTGCCGGGGCGGGCGCTGGTCAACCGCACCTACCTGGCCTGCCTGATCATGGCCGGGCTGGACTCGGCGATCGTGGACCCGACGGCGGAGGGGCTGATGGACGCCGTTCGGGCGGCCGAGGCGCTGGCCGGCCGCGACGAGTTCTGCATGAACTACATCCGCGCCGCCCGTGAGGCCGGCGTGTGA
- a CDS encoding alpha/beta fold hydrolase, producing the protein MDEQVLIETPRGRLVGMLHRPPGPASAPGVVFCHAFGEERKSSALAMARLARAVAATGRPVLRFDYYGCGDSEGAFIESDAATRLDDVRAAVRFLQHAGGREEFLLLGLRLGGTLAARAAEEAAGCAGLVLVEPVADGRAYFDGLTRRSLVRGMLTRGSGGAPEGGAHREAAGEGDVLDLDGFAMRPAAARSLGALGIRSGEVAFGGPVLVCQVHFRDAARPDMEGVCAAYRTAGAAVTFERLVLPPFWNRVDVAVAPELDRVVCAWLSH; encoded by the coding sequence ATGGATGAACAGGTCCTGATCGAGACGCCGCGCGGCCGGCTGGTGGGGATGCTCCACCGTCCGCCGGGGCCGGCGTCGGCCCCCGGCGTGGTGTTCTGCCACGCGTTCGGCGAGGAGCGCAAGTCCAGCGCGCTGGCCATGGCGCGGCTCGCGCGGGCGGTGGCGGCGACCGGGCGGCCCGTGCTGCGGTTCGACTACTACGGCTGCGGCGACAGCGAGGGGGCGTTCATCGAGTCCGACGCCGCCACCCGGCTGGACGACGTGCGGGCGGCGGTGCGGTTCCTTCAGCACGCCGGCGGCCGGGAGGAGTTCCTGTTGCTGGGCCTGCGGCTGGGCGGCACGCTGGCGGCCCGGGCGGCCGAGGAGGCGGCCGGATGCGCGGGCCTCGTGCTGGTCGAGCCCGTGGCCGACGGGCGTGCGTACTTCGACGGCCTGACGCGCCGCAGCCTCGTGCGCGGCATGCTGACGCGCGGGAGCGGCGGCGCCCCGGAGGGCGGGGCGCACCGGGAGGCGGCCGGCGAGGGCGATGTGCTGGACCTGGACGGTTTCGCCATGCGGCCGGCGGCCGCCCGTTCGCTGGGCGCGCTGGGGATACGGAGCGGGGAGGTGGCCTTCGGCGGCCCGGTGCTCGTCTGCCAGGTGCATTTCAGGGACGCGGCGCGGCCGGACATGGAGGGCGTCTGCGCGGCCTATCGCACGGCGGGCGCAGCAGTTACGTTTGAGCGCCTCGTGCTGCCGCCGTTCTGGAACCGCGTCGATGTCGCCGTGGCCCCCGAGCTGGACCGGGTCGTCTGCGCCTGGCTTTCCCACTGA
- the gltA gene encoding NADPH-dependent glutamate synthase: protein MFEILAKDRLAPDIYRTTIRAPRIAVARKVGQFVIVRPDQTGERVPLTIAAADPRALSITIVFQAVGASTRKLAAMEPGDRIPDIAGPLGMPTEMEPCEHAVAVGGGVGIALIWPIADALSRHARRLTGILSARTSELLILRDEIGSVCTDLKLATDDGSVGHHGFPTDLLRQLLDSGETLDAVYAVGPVPMMAAVAEVTRPYGVRTVVSLNPIMVDGTGMCGGCRVTVDGQTKFACVDGPEFDGHLVDFAELAHRLKQYEGDPHKRNLPRYESAHSCDRKHTALQDAMIEAGRNAARSAEIPRQPMPEQPAESRVRNFEEVPFGLRPEQAVLEARRCLQCRKPRCVEGCPVGVDIPGFVRLIAEDDFLGAARKLKEDNTLPAVCGRVCPQETQCEALCVLGRKGDPVAIGNLERFAADFERNGGHVEVPALAPSRGIKVAVVGSGPAGLTAAGELARRGYSPTILEALHEPGGVLMYGIPAFRLPKDIVHAEIDLLHQMGVGIERNFVVGKTATIEELFSEGYEAVFIGSGAGTPIFAGVPGENLNGVLSANEYLTRSNLMRGYSADYATPIMVKERVAVLGGGNVAMDAARTAMRLGARQVTLVYRRTIEEAPARAEELKHAEHEGLKFMWLTNSVEVLGNEHGWVCGLRCVRMELGEPGPDGRRRPFPVEGSEFDIPVDMVIVAFGNRPHPLVPQTTPGLEVTKWGTIAADEVTGATSLPGVYAGGDIVTGAATVIQAMGAGKRAAAAIDQYLQERHARAAGAPPACE, encoded by the coding sequence ATGTTCGAAATCCTGGCCAAGGACCGCCTCGCGCCCGACATCTACCGCACCACCATCCGAGCCCCCCGCATCGCCGTCGCACGCAAGGTCGGCCAGTTCGTCATCGTGCGCCCCGACCAGACGGGCGAGCGCGTGCCCCTGACGATCGCCGCCGCCGACCCCCGCGCCCTCTCGATCACCATCGTCTTCCAGGCCGTCGGGGCCAGCACCCGCAAGCTGGCCGCCATGGAGCCCGGCGACCGCATCCCGGACATCGCCGGCCCGCTGGGCATGCCCACGGAGATGGAGCCCTGCGAGCACGCCGTGGCCGTCGGCGGCGGCGTGGGCATCGCCCTCATCTGGCCCATCGCCGACGCCCTCAGCCGCCATGCCCGCCGCCTGACCGGCATCCTCAGCGCCCGCACCAGCGAACTGCTCATCCTCCGGGACGAGATCGGGAGCGTCTGCACCGACCTGAAGCTGGCCACGGACGACGGCTCGGTCGGCCACCACGGCTTCCCCACCGACCTGCTCAGGCAACTGCTCGATTCCGGCGAGACGCTCGACGCCGTCTACGCCGTCGGCCCGGTCCCGATGATGGCCGCCGTCGCCGAGGTCACACGCCCCTACGGCGTCCGCACCGTCGTGAGCCTCAACCCCATCATGGTGGACGGCACGGGCATGTGCGGCGGCTGCCGCGTGACGGTGGACGGGCAGACGAAGTTCGCCTGCGTGGACGGCCCGGAGTTCGACGGCCACCTGGTCGACTTCGCCGAGCTGGCCCACCGCCTGAAGCAGTATGAAGGCGACCCGCACAAGCGCAACCTGCCGAGGTACGAATCCGCCCACTCCTGCGACCGGAAGCACACGGCCCTGCAGGACGCCATGATCGAGGCCGGCCGCAACGCCGCGCGGTCCGCCGAGATCCCGCGCCAGCCCATGCCGGAGCAGCCGGCCGAGAGCCGCGTGCGCAACTTCGAGGAGGTCCCCTTCGGGCTCCGGCCGGAGCAGGCCGTGCTCGAGGCGCGCCGCTGCCTGCAGTGCAGGAAGCCCCGGTGCGTCGAGGGCTGCCCGGTCGGCGTGGACATCCCCGGCTTCGTCCGACTCATCGCCGAGGATGACTTCCTGGGCGCCGCGCGCAAACTGAAGGAAGACAACACGCTGCCGGCCGTCTGCGGCCGCGTCTGCCCGCAGGAGACCCAGTGCGAGGCGCTCTGCGTGCTCGGGCGCAAGGGCGATCCCGTCGCCATCGGCAACCTGGAACGCTTCGCCGCCGACTTCGAACGCAACGGCGGCCACGTCGAAGTCCCCGCCCTGGCGCCATCCCGCGGCATCAAGGTCGCCGTCGTCGGCTCCGGCCCCGCCGGCCTCACGGCCGCCGGCGAGCTGGCCCGGCGCGGCTACTCCCCGACCATCCTGGAGGCCCTGCACGAGCCCGGCGGCGTGCTGATGTACGGCATCCCGGCGTTCCGCCTGCCCAAGGACATCGTGCACGCCGAGATCGACCTGCTGCACCAGATGGGCGTGGGGATCGAACGCAACTTCGTGGTGGGCAAGACGGCCACCATAGAGGAGTTGTTCAGCGAGGGCTACGAGGCCGTCTTCATCGGCTCCGGTGCCGGCACGCCCATCTTCGCCGGCGTGCCGGGCGAGAACCTCAACGGCGTCCTGAGCGCCAACGAGTACCTCACCCGCTCCAACCTCATGCGCGGCTACAGCGCCGACTACGCCACGCCCATCATGGTCAAGGAACGCGTGGCCGTGCTCGGCGGCGGCAACGTGGCCATGGACGCGGCCCGCACGGCCATGCGGCTCGGCGCCCGGCAGGTCACGCTCGTCTACCGCCGCACCATCGAGGAGGCCCCCGCCCGCGCCGAGGAACTCAAGCACGCCGAACACGAGGGCCTCAAGTTCATGTGGCTCACCAACAGCGTAGAGGTCCTGGGCAACGAGCACGGCTGGGTCTGCGGGCTGCGCTGCGTGCGCATGGAACTGGGCGAGCCCGGCCCCGACGGACGCCGCCGCCCCTTCCCGGTCGAAGGCAGCGAGTTCGACATCCCCGTCGACATGGTCATCGTCGCCTTCGGCAACCGGCCCCATCCGCTGGTGCCGCAGACGACCCCCGGGCTCGAAGTCACGAAGTGGGGCACGATCGCGGCCGATGAGGTGACCGGCGCCACCAGCCTGCCCGGCGTCTACGCCGGCGGCGACATCGTCACGGGCGCCGCAACGGTCATCCAGGCCATGGGCGCCGGCAAGCGGGCCGCCGCCGCCATCGACCAATACCTGCAGGAGCGCCACGCCCGGGCGGCCGGCGCGCCCCCCGCATGCGAATGA
- a CDS encoding trypsin-like serine protease, with protein sequence MDIGYTVLEVPRDQIEAVEASEEAAGPGPEAGKTGVLYRTAALKPGTVRDLVETFGTGVVKVHTPSGSGSGLIINELGHVITNAHVIEGETRVSVILFAREGGSTARRTVEDVQIVAVNTSADLALLKIEPPDDVALTPLYFGSIDRVRAGEPVFAIGNPFGLERSVSEGIVSHRARLVDGMLLLQTTAPINPGNSGGPLLNMRGEVVGVTNMKLTGMAEGLGFAVPIHCVRDFLKFRDAYAYDRNNPNTGYHYLKPPHAGGEGARSDEEQPEREDEQA encoded by the coding sequence CTGGACATCGGCTACACGGTGCTGGAGGTGCCTCGCGACCAGATCGAGGCGGTGGAGGCGTCCGAGGAAGCGGCGGGGCCGGGGCCCGAGGCCGGCAAGACGGGCGTGCTCTACCGGACCGCCGCCCTGAAGCCCGGCACGGTGCGGGATCTGGTGGAGACGTTCGGCACCGGCGTCGTCAAGGTCCACACGCCGAGTGGGAGCGGCAGCGGCCTGATCATCAACGAGCTGGGCCATGTCATCACGAACGCCCATGTCATCGAAGGGGAGACCCGCGTCTCGGTGATCCTCTTCGCGCGCGAGGGCGGCTCGACGGCCCGCCGCACGGTCGAGGACGTGCAGATCGTGGCCGTCAACACGTCGGCCGACCTGGCGCTGCTGAAGATCGAGCCGCCGGACGACGTGGCGCTGACCCCGCTCTACTTCGGCAGCATCGACCGGGTGCGTGCCGGCGAGCCGGTGTTCGCCATCGGCAACCCGTTCGGGCTCGAGCGCAGCGTCAGCGAGGGGATCGTCAGCCACCGGGCGCGCCTTGTCGACGGCATGCTGCTTCTGCAGACGACCGCGCCGATCAACCCGGGCAACAGCGGCGGGCCGCTGCTGAACATGCGCGGTGAGGTCGTCGGCGTGACGAACATGAAGCTCACCGGCATGGCCGAAGGCCTGGGCTTCGCCGTGCCGATCCACTGTGTGCGGGACTTCCTGAAGTTCCGCGACGCCTACGCGTACGACAGGAACAACCCGAACACCGGGTACCACTACCTGAAGCCGCCGCATGCCGGCGGGGAAGGGGCGCGAAGCGATGAGGAGCAGCCGGAGCGTGAAGACGAGCAGGCGTAG
- a CDS encoding beta-hydroxyacyl-ACP dehydratase: MPPKPVVDLARVDLARVVAGPEEIRRRNAQRYEMEHLDAICHIDLEEGVIVGYKDVREDEFWVRGHIPGRPLLPGVIMCEAAAQLCSYYYKEAVPADSFLGFGGLEGVKFRAEVVPGQRLILAARSRDLRPRRAVFDCQGFVDGRMVYEGTIIGMPM, from the coding sequence ATGCCCCCGAAGCCGGTTGTGGACCTTGCCCGCGTGGACCTGGCCAGAGTCGTGGCCGGACCGGAGGAGATCCGGCGCCGCAACGCGCAACGCTACGAGATGGAGCACCTGGACGCCATCTGCCACATCGACCTGGAGGAGGGCGTCATCGTCGGCTACAAGGACGTGCGGGAGGATGAGTTCTGGGTGCGGGGCCATATCCCGGGCCGCCCGCTGCTGCCGGGCGTCATCATGTGCGAAGCGGCGGCGCAGCTCTGCAGCTACTACTACAAGGAGGCGGTGCCGGCGGACAGCTTCCTGGGCTTCGGGGGGCTGGAGGGCGTCAAGTTCCGCGCCGAGGTGGTGCCGGGCCAGCGGCTGATCCTGGCCGCCCGGAGTCGCGACCTCCGCCCGCGCCGCGCCGTGTTCGACTGCCAGGGCTTCGTCGACGGCCGCATGGTCTACGAAGGGACCATCATCGGCATGCCGATGTAG
- a CDS encoding glycine--tRNA ligase subunit beta has translation MSDLLYEIGTEEIPAGYLQPALRRLVDEFAALLAANGLEARSVRGACTPRRLTLAAGGLPEAQAARRTKVVGPPASAAFDRDGRPTPAAHGFARSKGVPVESLQIEQSRKGPYVAAVVEEPGRPAGEVVPGLLAQATAGLRFPKSMRWESGGATFARPIRWLVALLRHEVLPLEIAGVHADRRTRGHRFLAPGEIELRDASYEDYRAALRRAYVIVDDRERRDILKGRISAILGAHGSELRDEALLDDVTGMVEWPHAVEGSFDDAFLAVPAPVLVAAMKGHQYDFPVWGADGRLRPRFVAVSDRTEEHDDLVRAGNERVLRARLDDARFFWEHDRGRPLDELVPRLEGVVFLGGLGTNLQRTERLAGLSVRIAQHPGGGAPVEHVQRAARLCKADLLTGLVGEFPALQGVVGGEIARVQGEPEPVARAVAEHYRPAGPDDALPETPAGRVLALADKLDVIVGCFAIGLLPSGSQDPYGLRRGALGILRILERDVAVPYEALLRMAVETYREHGVETSEEARAALVAFVLERLEQLARDRGFRHDFVAAVRASGWRRVDDFWRRLEALVECATRPWWPELVELVDRTHRITSDDGDGAELREDLLSEPLERQLAAALAEHAGGIRERFAAGDYVGGAEAGCAAFARLVHEFFDQVFINVEDRAVRANRKALCRRVCTLFSHNLANLYWIQTTEGQGESAQSSGGCCG, from the coding sequence ATGTCTGACCTGCTCTACGAGATCGGAACCGAGGAGATACCGGCCGGCTACCTGCAGCCCGCGCTGCGGCGGCTGGTGGACGAGTTCGCCGCCCTGCTGGCCGCCAACGGGCTGGAGGCCCGGAGCGTGCGCGGCGCCTGCACGCCCCGGCGGCTGACGCTGGCGGCCGGCGGCCTGCCGGAGGCGCAGGCGGCCCGGCGCACGAAGGTCGTCGGCCCGCCCGCCTCGGCGGCGTTCGACCGCGACGGGCGCCCGACGCCCGCCGCGCACGGCTTCGCGCGCAGCAAGGGCGTGCCCGTCGAGTCCCTGCAGATCGAACAGAGCCGCAAGGGGCCCTACGTGGCCGCCGTCGTGGAGGAGCCGGGCCGCCCGGCGGGCGAGGTCGTGCCGGGGCTCCTGGCGCAGGCGACGGCCGGGCTGCGCTTCCCCAAGTCGATGCGGTGGGAGTCGGGCGGGGCCACCTTCGCCCGGCCCATCCGCTGGCTGGTGGCGCTGCTGCGGCACGAGGTGCTGCCGCTGGAGATCGCCGGGGTCCATGCGGACCGCCGCACGCGCGGGCACCGGTTCCTGGCTCCGGGGGAGATCGAGCTGCGTGACGCCTCGTACGAGGACTACCGCGCCGCGCTCCGACGGGCGTACGTGATTGTGGACGACCGGGAGCGGCGGGACATCCTGAAGGGCAGGATCTCGGCCATCCTGGGTGCGCATGGCTCGGAACTGCGTGACGAGGCCCTGCTGGACGATGTGACGGGCATGGTCGAATGGCCGCACGCGGTCGAGGGCTCCTTCGACGATGCCTTCCTGGCCGTGCCCGCGCCCGTGCTGGTGGCGGCCATGAAGGGGCACCAGTACGACTTCCCCGTGTGGGGTGCGGACGGGCGGCTGCGGCCGCGCTTCGTCGCCGTCTCCGACCGCACGGAGGAGCACGACGACCTCGTGCGGGCCGGCAACGAGCGCGTGCTGCGCGCCCGGCTGGACGATGCGCGCTTCTTCTGGGAGCACGACCGCGGCCGGCCGCTGGACGAACTGGTTCCCCGGCTGGAGGGCGTGGTGTTCCTGGGCGGGCTCGGCACGAACCTCCAGCGTACGGAGCGGCTGGCCGGGCTCTCGGTGCGCATCGCGCAGCACCCGGGCGGCGGGGCGCCGGTCGAGCACGTGCAGCGCGCGGCCCGGCTGTGCAAGGCCGACCTGCTGACGGGCCTTGTCGGGGAGTTCCCGGCCCTGCAGGGCGTGGTGGGGGGGGAGATCGCGCGCGTGCAGGGCGAGCCGGAGCCGGTCGCGCGGGCCGTCGCCGAGCACTACCGGCCCGCCGGCCCCGACGATGCGCTGCCGGAGACGCCCGCCGGACGCGTCCTGGCGTTGGCCGACAAGCTGGACGTCATCGTCGGGTGCTTCGCCATCGGCCTGCTGCCCAGCGGCTCGCAGGACCCGTATGGCCTGCGCCGCGGTGCGCTGGGCATCCTGCGCATCCTGGAGCGGGACGTGGCCGTCCCGTACGAGGCGCTCCTCCGGATGGCGGTGGAGACGTACAGGGAGCACGGCGTCGAGACGTCCGAGGAGGCGCGGGCGGCGCTGGTCGCGTTCGTGCTGGAACGATTGGAGCAACTCGCGCGCGACCGCGGGTTCCGGCACGACTTCGTTGCGGCCGTCCGGGCGAGCGGCTGGCGGCGGGTCGACGACTTCTGGAGGCGCCTGGAGGCGCTTGTGGAGTGTGCGACGCGCCCCTGGTGGCCCGAGCTGGTGGAGCTGGTCGACCGCACCCACCGCATCACGTCCGACGACGGCGACGGGGCGGAGCTGCGCGAAGACCTGCTGAGCGAGCCCCTGGAGAGGCAACTGGCCGCCGCGCTGGCCGAGCACGCGGGCGGCATCCGGGAGCGCTTCGCGGCGGGCGACTACGTCGGCGGGGCCGAGGCGGGCTGCGCGGCGTTCGCCCGGCTCGTGCACGAGTTCTTCGACCAGGTGTTCATCAACGTCGAGGACCGGGCCGTGCGGGCCAACCGGAAGGCGCTCTGCCGCCGGGTCTGCACGCTCTTCTCGCACAACCTGGCCAACCTGTACTGGATCCAGACGACCGAGGGGCAGGGGGAGTCGGCTCAGTCCTCCGGGGGCTGCTGCGGGTAG
- a CDS encoding VCBS repeat-containing protein — protein sequence MKTAPIVLALLLASAVAAGAAAQAPQAPDAPGAGGPRLRFTGPHLFPCGHGIGALAAHDMNGDGRTDLVLVNDRAGKVHILRQWEPGETPEAFEPDGLNDLAPERLLFEDEIRLNESIVGCEVGAFAGAPAAIVYLTADMEVLVTRPDDEGRWETVQSFLPDLPSKFAGGFEQADLDGNGRADLVLLAQDDLLVFFQDDEGRLAEPQHYPVAIERSFGLVLGDVDRDGRPDMVFRSPGTRYPLRVRPTLPDGTPGPEYRFRMPPPRHVAVGDCTGDGAPEIVVVESTTNRIKVLRWSVEHDDAGPAGTPAGDLHLIAFPRDEKSRNRTSVVADVNGDGLPDVIVSNPSTARLSLVLSRAGGGMAPPESFPALEEPSALAAFQPRNGPAEILVGSRKEGILGVSRYDAESGRLTYPTPIPVNGEPHGIAVGAGPAAAGPFVYCAVRGTPPEGADRGPVEIVTLERTPDRYEVKRRQPVETFKEPPAALVAVDADGDGAADLLAFPQYAPPALLMQGPDGLFTDVSEQPGFYRHMLRDLKPAAVASGPQAPALFLGKGNLVRAVRYDGTNLHVDDQYSHANPRASYAALAAADLDGDGQAELLACDSASSRLSILRRGANDLYEVARDVDIGPFELLGLTTADTDGDGTAEVLLVGQEKVGVLFLEQGAPELKEVAAYETDQKDTTYAEALIADLTGDSRNELLLREVQKHQIEVIAQAPDGDWKRALRFRVYEGPIYERTDTPPVEPREIVAADVTGDALTDIAIVVHDRVIVYPQQPPED from the coding sequence ATGAAGACTGCGCCGATCGTCCTCGCACTCCTGCTCGCGTCGGCCGTCGCCGCCGGTGCGGCAGCACAGGCTCCGCAAGCCCCGGACGCACCGGGAGCGGGCGGCCCCCGCCTTCGATTCACCGGGCCGCACCTCTTCCCGTGCGGACACGGCATCGGGGCGCTCGCCGCGCACGACATGAACGGCGACGGCCGCACGGACCTGGTCCTGGTCAACGACCGCGCCGGCAAGGTGCACATCCTGCGCCAGTGGGAGCCGGGGGAGACGCCGGAGGCCTTCGAGCCGGACGGCTTGAACGATCTGGCGCCCGAAAGGCTCCTGTTCGAGGACGAGATCCGGCTCAACGAGAGCATCGTCGGCTGCGAGGTCGGGGCCTTCGCCGGCGCCCCGGCCGCCATCGTCTACCTGACGGCCGACATGGAGGTGCTCGTGACCCGCCCCGACGACGAGGGCCGCTGGGAGACCGTACAGAGCTTCCTTCCGGACCTGCCGTCCAAGTTCGCCGGCGGCTTCGAGCAGGCCGACCTGGACGGCAACGGGCGGGCCGACCTGGTCCTGCTGGCCCAGGACGACCTCCTGGTGTTCTTCCAGGACGACGAGGGCCGCCTGGCCGAGCCGCAGCACTATCCGGTGGCCATCGAACGGTCGTTCGGACTGGTCCTGGGCGACGTCGACCGCGACGGCCGGCCGGACATGGTCTTCCGATCCCCGGGCACGCGCTACCCGCTGCGCGTTCGTCCCACGCTGCCGGACGGCACGCCGGGGCCCGAATACCGCTTCCGCATGCCGCCGCCGCGCCACGTGGCCGTCGGCGACTGCACCGGCGACGGCGCCCCCGAGATCGTCGTCGTCGAGTCCACGACGAACCGCATCAAGGTGCTCCGGTGGTCGGTGGAGCACGACGACGCCGGGCCGGCCGGCACGCCGGCGGGCGACCTGCACCTGATCGCCTTCCCACGCGACGAGAAGAGCCGCAACCGTACGTCCGTCGTGGCCGACGTGAACGGCGACGGCCTGCCCGACGTGATCGTCAGCAACCCCAGCACCGCGCGCCTGAGCCTCGTGCTCAGCCGCGCGGGCGGCGGCATGGCCCCGCCGGAAAGCTTCCCGGCCCTCGAGGAGCCCTCGGCGCTCGCCGCGTTCCAGCCACGCAACGGACCGGCCGAGATCCTCGTGGGCAGCCGCAAGGAGGGGATACTGGGCGTCTCCCGCTACGACGCCGAGTCGGGCCGGCTGACCTATCCGACCCCGATCCCCGTCAACGGCGAGCCGCACGGCATCGCCGTGGGCGCCGGGCCGGCCGCCGCGGGCCCGTTCGTCTACTGCGCCGTGCGCGGCACCCCGCCCGAAGGCGCCGACCGGGGCCCCGTGGAGATCGTCACCCTCGAGCGCACGCCCGACCGCTACGAGGTCAAGCGCCGCCAGCCCGTCGAGACGTTCAAGGAGCCCCCGGCGGCCCTGGTGGCCGTCGACGCGGACGGCGACGGCGCCGCCGACCTGCTGGCCTTCCCCCAGTACGCCCCCCCCGCCCTGCTCATGCAGGGGCCCGACGGCCTGTTCACGGACGTCAGCGAGCAGCCGGGCTTCTACCGGCACATGCTCCGCGACCTGAAGCCCGCCGCCGTCGCCTCCGGCCCCCAGGCGCCCGCCCTGTTCCTGGGCAAGGGCAACCTGGTGCGCGCCGTCCGCTACGACGGCACGAACCTGCACGTGGACGACCAGTACAGCCACGCCAACCCCCGCGCGTCCTACGCGGCCCTGGCCGCCGCCGACCTGGACGGCGACGGGCAGGCCGAACTCCTCGCGTGCGATTCCGCGTCGAGCCGCCTGTCGATCCTCCGGCGCGGCGCGAACGACCTCTACGAGGTCGCCCGCGACGTCGACATCGGGCCGTTCGAACTGCTCGGGCTGACGACCGCCGACACCGACGGAGACGGCACCGCCGAGGTCCTCCTGGTGGGCCAGGAGAAGGTGGGCGTGCTGTTCCTGGAGCAGGGCGCACCCGAGCTGAAGGAAGTGGCCGCCTACGAGACCGACCAGAAGGACACCACCTACGCCGAGGCGCTGATCGCCGACCTGACGGGCGACAGCCGCAACGAACTGCTGCTCCGAGAGGTGCAGAAGCACCAGATCGAGGTGATCGCCCAGGCGCCGGACGGCGACTGGAAGCGCGCCCTGCGCTTCCGCGTCTACGAGGGCCCCATCTACGAACGGACGGACACGCCCCCGGTGGAGCCCCGCGAGATCGTCGCCGCCGACGTCACCGGCGACGCCCTCACCGACATCGCCATCGTGGTCCACGACCGCGTCATCGTCTACCCGCAGCAGCCCCCGGAGGACTGA